Proteins from one Chloroflexota bacterium genomic window:
- a CDS encoding FAD-binding oxidoreductase, translated as MTITADVIIVGGGVHGASLAFHLAQRGLKPLVLERKFVAAGATGRSSGLVRMHYDLRLECELVWKSFEYFRNWDEIVGGSCGFIRTGFIRIVPPAYEDALRANVAMQQEVGIPTFLVTADDVRRLAPYFVTDDFSVAAYEPESGYADPPATAASLMDAARRLGAQLKTGVTVSEVLTTESRVLGVRTADGETYHAPIVVNAAGAWADRLARTAGVEIPSFTTWSHDVMFIRRPKRLGPTHPSVIDDTQEMYFRPEQGGLTLVGLEVGNPIGEDPDTDTEHPHPGFVERAVEHVCRRVPAMEEGSLHSAHRGYDGLSDDQRAIIGPAGPEGFWLNCAHSGTGFKISPAVGLSLAEWMLDGAPRTVDIRPFGLERFAAGKPLRGEHPYAAIWRAEGED; from the coding sequence ATGACCATCACGGCTGATGTCATCATCGTAGGCGGGGGCGTCCACGGTGCAAGTTTGGCGTTTCACCTGGCGCAGCGAGGGCTCAAGCCCCTGGTGCTGGAACGCAAGTTTGTGGCTGCAGGCGCGACAGGGCGTTCCAGCGGCCTGGTGCGGATGCACTATGACCTGCGCCTGGAGTGTGAACTGGTGTGGAAGTCGTTTGAGTACTTCCGCAATTGGGATGAAATCGTTGGGGGGTCCTGCGGTTTCATCCGAACCGGCTTCATTCGCATCGTGCCCCCGGCCTATGAAGACGCGCTGCGGGCCAATGTGGCGATGCAGCAAGAAGTGGGCATTCCTACCTTCCTTGTGACAGCCGACGATGTCAGGCGGCTGGCTCCCTATTTTGTGACCGACGATTTTTCGGTTGCGGCTTATGAGCCGGAATCCGGTTATGCCGACCCCCCGGCCACGGCGGCCAGCCTGATGGATGCTGCCCGCCGCCTGGGAGCGCAGTTGAAGACCGGGGTGACGGTGAGCGAGGTGTTGACCACGGAAAGCCGTGTGCTGGGTGTGCGCACTGCCGACGGGGAGACCTACCATGCCCCCATCGTGGTCAATGCCGCGGGGGCCTGGGCCGACCGTCTGGCGCGGACTGCCGGGGTGGAGATTCCCTCTTTTACGACATGGAGCCACGACGTGATGTTCATCCGCCGCCCCAAGCGGCTTGGCCCCACTCACCCCTCGGTGATCGACGATACCCAAGAGATGTATTTCCGCCCTGAGCAGGGCGGGCTCACGCTGGTGGGGTTAGAAGTCGGCAACCCCATTGGGGAAGACCCCGATACCGACACCGAGCATCCCCACCCCGGCTTTGTCGAGCGGGCCGTTGAACACGTTTGCCGCCGTGTACCTGCTATGGAGGAAGGCTCGCTCCACAGCGCCCATCGCGGCTACGATGGCCTTTCCGACGACCAGCGGGCCATCATCGGCCCGGCGGGGCCTGAAGGTTTTTGGCTGAACTGTGCGCACAGCGGCACGGGGTTCAAAATTTCGCCGGCAGTGGGCCTTAGCCTGGCCGAATGGATGCTGGACGGTGCGCCTCGCACGGTGGATATTCGCCCCTTTGGGCTGGAGCGCTTTGCGGCGGGCAAACCGCTGCGCGGCGAGCACCCCTACGCGGCGATCTGGCGGGCAGAAGGGGAGGACTGA
- the aroF gene encoding 3-deoxy-7-phosphoheptulonate synthase produces the protein MMIVMHAHASEEDVQTVLEAIRRHGFQPHISQGEERVVIGVVGEARRAEPDAFLRLPGVARVVPLSRPYKLASREFHPTDRAVMVRGVRIGGGGEPVFIAGPCSVESRAQLLETAHAVKEAGAQILRGGAFKPRTSPYSFQGLGERGLELLAEAREATGLPVVTEVMSPELVPLVARYADMLQIGARNMQNYALLRAAGASGKPILLKRGMSATLDELLLAAEYILSSGNENLVLCERGIRTYETATRNTTDINAIPALKARTSLPVILDPSHSTGHWAYVSPVARAAIAAGADGLIVEVHPHPAEALSDGAQSLKPERFARLVTEARAIAQALGQETLHEVPHVAAD, from the coding sequence ATGATGATCGTAATGCACGCCCACGCCAGCGAAGAGGATGTGCAAACCGTCCTCGAGGCCATCCGCCGCCACGGGTTCCAGCCCCACATCTCACAGGGGGAAGAACGCGTGGTCATCGGCGTGGTGGGGGAAGCGCGACGCGCCGAGCCCGATGCCTTCTTGCGGCTGCCAGGGGTGGCGCGCGTGGTCCCCCTTTCCCGCCCTTACAAACTTGCCTCGCGGGAATTCCACCCCACGGATCGCGCAGTGATGGTTAGAGGGGTGCGCATTGGCGGCGGCGGTGAGCCGGTTTTCATCGCCGGGCCATGTTCGGTCGAAAGCCGCGCCCAGTTGCTCGAAACCGCCCATGCCGTCAAGGAAGCCGGCGCGCAAATTCTCCGCGGTGGCGCTTTCAAACCCCGCACTTCGCCCTACTCCTTCCAGGGGCTGGGCGAGCGCGGCCTGGAACTGCTCGCGGAGGCCCGGGAAGCCACTGGCCTGCCCGTCGTCACCGAGGTGATGTCGCCCGAACTGGTGCCGCTGGTCGCCCGCTACGCCGACATGCTGCAAATCGGTGCCCGCAACATGCAAAACTATGCCCTGCTGCGCGCCGCGGGCGCCAGCGGCAAACCCATCTTACTCAAGCGCGGCATGAGCGCCACCCTCGACGAACTGCTGCTCGCCGCCGAATACATCCTCAGCAGCGGCAACGAAAACCTGGTGCTGTGCGAACGCGGCATCCGCACTTACGAAACCGCCACCCGCAACACCACCGACATCAACGCCATCCCTGCGCTCAAAGCACGCACCTCGCTGCCCGTGATTTTAGACCCCAGCCACAGCACCGGCCACTGGGCGTATGTTTCTCCCGTGGCACGAGCAGCCATTGCCGCCGGTGCCGACGGGCTCATCGTGGAAGTGCATCCGCACCCCGCGGAAGCCCTCTCGGACGGCGCGCAATCGCTCAAGCCGGAACGCTTCGCCCGCCTGGTCACCGAGGCGCGCGCCATTGCGCAAGCCTTGGGCCAGGAAACCCTGCACGAGGTGCCCCATGTGGCCGCCGACTGA
- a CDS encoding prephenate dehydrogenase/arogenate dehydrogenase family protein: protein MWPPTEADDGEADFAADFPLHRARVAIVGLGLIGGSLALALQGQCAALLGVDPSPKARALAQASGALDAISDDPAALLPAADVVILAAPVRTILALLDALPSWQPSPAIVLDVGSTKTAITTRMAALPPRFDPIGGHPMAGKEHGGFAHAEANLFRDAPFVLTPLSRTTPRARAFALTLAGALQARPLWLDATTHDRHAAAISHLPYLLSLALTLSTPPEAARIAGPGFRSTTRLAASPPHMMADILTTNRRPVLEALRHFRTTLDALETALANDDPRALKALLAEGPPQRHRLLTTPPPGEP, encoded by the coding sequence ATGTGGCCGCCGACTGAAGCCGACGACGGAGAAGCCGACTTTGCGGCTGACTTTCCGTTGCACCGCGCGCGCGTGGCGATCGTGGGGCTGGGGCTAATCGGCGGCTCGCTGGCGCTGGCGCTGCAAGGCCAATGCGCCGCCCTGCTGGGGGTGGACCCCAGCCCCAAAGCCCGCGCGCTGGCACAGGCCAGCGGTGCATTGGACGCCATCTCAGACGACCCCGCGGCGCTCCTCCCCGCCGCCGACGTGGTCATCCTGGCCGCCCCTGTGCGCACCATCCTGGCACTGCTCGACGCTTTACCTTCCTGGCAGCCCAGCCCGGCCATCGTGCTGGACGTCGGCTCGACGAAAACCGCCATCACCACCCGCATGGCCGCGTTACCACCGCGTTTCGACCCCATTGGCGGGCACCCGATGGCAGGAAAAGAACATGGCGGGTTTGCCCACGCCGAGGCCAACCTGTTTCGCGACGCGCCTTTCGTCCTCACACCTCTCTCCCGCACCACGCCGCGCGCCCGCGCCTTTGCTCTGACGCTGGCCGGCGCTTTGCAGGCGCGGCCGCTCTGGCTCGACGCCACCACCCACGACCGCCATGCCGCGGCCATCAGCCACCTGCCCTACCTGCTCAGCCTCGCCCTCACGCTGAGCACCCCCCCAGAAGCCGCCCGCATCGCTGGCCCCGGCTTTCGTTCCACCACCCGGCTGGCCGCTTCCCCGCCCCACATGATGGCCGACATCCTCACCACCAACCGCCGCCCTGTGCTGGAAGCCCTGCGCCATTTCCGCACCACGCTGGACGCTCTGGAAACCGCCCTCGCCAACGACGACCCCCGTGCCTTGAAAGCCCTGCTGGCCGAAGGGCCGCCCCAACGACACCGCCTGTTGACCACGCCGCCCCCCGGCGAGCCTTGA
- a CDS encoding hydrogenase maturation nickel metallochaperone HypA: MCYSQDRNDNSLCPARAAALHLGGARMNTQIKSREASLVQRLIEAACQQANGKPVLEVKIAAAKCAGLDERLVRFYWDQYAPETVCQGAHILYREVPFIQKCPYCGHTFASRKQNVPCPQCRAGHTATLVGDDCAIVEDITTAN, translated from the coding sequence ATGTGCTATTCTCAAGACAGAAACGATAACTCCCTCTGCCCCGCGCGGGCAGCGGCTCTTCACCTCGGAGGTGCCAGAATGAACACCCAAATCAAGTCTCGTGAAGCCAGTTTGGTGCAGCGGCTGATCGAAGCAGCCTGCCAACAGGCCAACGGCAAACCGGTGCTGGAAGTCAAAATCGCCGCGGCCAAATGCGCCGGGCTGGATGAAAGGCTGGTGCGGTTCTATTGGGACCAATACGCCCCCGAAACCGTATGCCAGGGCGCGCACATCCTCTATCGCGAAGTACCTTTCATCCAAAAGTGCCCTTACTGCGGCCACACCTTTGCCTCGCGCAAACAGAATGTGCCGTGCCCTCAATGTCGCGCCGGCCACACGGCCACACTCGTGGGCGACGATTGCGCCATCGTGGAAGACATCACCACAGCAAACTAA
- a CDS encoding chromate resistance protein — MKWVTRSHVHVDRVACPWLISRFIDSEAEFLFVPKSEVNRVAEETGAIPFDAPGVELGHHGNKCSFETIIEHYGLTDPALLRLAQIVHSADIRADRGNGPIAAGLEALAVGYSLRFPGDLENLERQFDVYDALYAWCRLQVAKSG, encoded by the coding sequence ATGAAATGGGTAACCCGCTCGCATGTGCATGTGGACCGCGTCGCGTGTCCGTGGTTGATCAGCCGCTTTATCGATTCAGAAGCCGAGTTCCTGTTCGTGCCCAAGAGTGAGGTCAATCGGGTGGCCGAGGAAACCGGCGCAATACCTTTCGATGCCCCTGGTGTGGAATTGGGACATCACGGCAATAAATGCTCCTTTGAAACCATCATTGAGCATTACGGCCTCACCGACCCCGCGTTGCTGCGGCTGGCGCAAATCGTTCATAGCGCCGATATTCGTGCCGACCGCGGCAACGGCCCGATTGCCGCCGGGCTGGAAGCCCTGGCCGTGGGTTACAGCCTGCGCTTTCCCGGTGACCTGGAAAATTTAGAGCGGCAGTTTGATGTTTACGATGCGCTCTATGCCTGGTGCCGTTTGCAGGTTGCCAAAAGTGGGTAG
- a CDS encoding GNAT family N-acetyltransferase: MSATDATAPRPSAVTVRRAEEGDGAALVPLLAGFRVALAALHGRTPSPDLEAARRELADYRARRYPIFVAEIEGQAVGLLVCRVDDDVVWAEALYVAPPYRRRGVAAALYAQAEALAVRLGSPTVYNWVHPNNTAIIRFLKKRGYDVLNMVEVRRPLPGESLAGRVQVGPHEFAYPVDVEQHRKG, from the coding sequence ATGAGCGCCACGGATGCCACGGCTCCCCGGCCTTCCGCTGTGACCGTGCGTCGGGCGGAAGAAGGCGACGGGGCGGCGCTGGTGCCGCTGCTGGCAGGCTTCCGGGTTGCACTGGCTGCCCTGCATGGCCGCACCCCTTCGCCTGACCTGGAGGCCGCCAGGCGCGAACTGGCCGATTATCGCGCCCGGCGTTACCCCATCTTCGTGGCGGAAATTGAGGGCCAGGCGGTCGGCCTGCTGGTTTGCCGGGTGGACGACGATGTGGTGTGGGCTGAGGCGCTGTACGTCGCGCCCCCCTACCGTCGGCGTGGCGTGGCCGCGGCGCTCTACGCCCAGGCCGAGGCGCTGGCTGTTCGCCTGGGTAGCCCTACCGTGTACAACTGGGTGCATCCCAACAACACGGCCATCATCCGCTTTTTGAAGAAGCGTGGTTACGACGTGCTCAACATGGTAGAGGTGCGCCGTCCGCTTCCCGGTGAATCTCTGGCAGGGCGCGTGCAGGTCGGCCCTCACGAGTTTGCTTACCCCGTGGATGTCGAGCAGCACCGCAAGGGTTGA
- a CDS encoding acyl-CoA dehydrogenase, with translation MSVEAMLSEEERALQARVREFVKSVPRQLLLDMDAEKVVYPREFLQEAGARGLLGLRFDPRWGGAGVPWAAELVALEEVGVLGTALACLYSLISIVGEAIHVFGTEDQKERYLKPMIAGKLAVAEGLTEPRGGSDFFAATTKARREGDVFYVSGQKRFVVGAEGADLFLVYGKVEGIDDPKKAMTAFLIERGPGVEVHHVYGLMGTRGGGTGRIVFKNVPVPVENVLGGEAGVGNGTAVFHQMMIPERLTSAGGAVGMGRAALEIAARYADRRYAFGKKIRRFEGVSFKIAESLTLLDAARALNRAAGMAADSGAVPSGKVRRLVSEAKKFSTEAAWEVVNHAMQILGGIGYTNVFPVERLLRDVRLITIWTGTNEIMNLVIQHEFYREFLQAGPRGRDVEADAAEADAVEEKEYNAPGEKE, from the coding sequence ATGTCGGTGGAAGCCATGTTGAGCGAAGAAGAGCGCGCCCTGCAGGCGCGAGTGCGGGAATTCGTCAAGTCGGTGCCGCGGCAATTGCTGCTCGATATGGACGCCGAGAAGGTGGTCTACCCCCGCGAGTTCCTGCAGGAAGCCGGGGCGCGCGGCCTGCTGGGGCTGCGTTTTGACCCCCGCTGGGGCGGCGCAGGCGTGCCGTGGGCTGCTGAACTGGTGGCGCTGGAAGAAGTCGGCGTTTTGGGAACGGCGCTGGCCTGCCTGTATTCCCTGATTTCCATTGTGGGCGAGGCCATCCATGTTTTCGGCACGGAAGACCAGAAGGAGCGCTATCTGAAGCCGATGATTGCCGGGAAACTGGCCGTGGCCGAGGGGTTGACCGAACCCCGCGGCGGCTCAGATTTCTTCGCTGCGACCACCAAGGCCCGCCGCGAAGGCGATGTGTTTTACGTCAGCGGGCAAAAACGCTTCGTGGTGGGGGCGGAAGGCGCCGACCTCTTCCTCGTCTACGGCAAGGTGGAAGGCATTGACGACCCCAAGAAAGCCATGACGGCTTTCCTGATTGAGCGCGGGCCGGGTGTGGAAGTGCATCACGTTTACGGCCTGATGGGCACACGCGGCGGCGGTACCGGGCGCATTGTGTTCAAGAATGTGCCGGTGCCGGTGGAGAACGTCCTGGGCGGGGAAGCCGGCGTGGGCAACGGCACCGCCGTGTTCCACCAGATGATGATTCCGGAGCGGCTGACCTCGGCAGGCGGTGCGGTGGGCATGGGGCGCGCCGCGCTGGAAATCGCTGCCCGCTACGCCGACCGCCGCTATGCCTTCGGCAAGAAAATCCGCCGTTTTGAAGGCGTGAGTTTCAAGATTGCCGAAAGCCTGACCCTGCTGGATGCGGCGCGGGCGCTCAACCGTGCGGCGGGCATGGCTGCCGATAGCGGCGCCGTACCCTCGGGCAAGGTGCGCCGCCTGGTTTCCGAAGCGAAGAAGTTTTCCACCGAAGCCGCGTGGGAAGTGGTCAACCACGCCATGCAGATTTTGGGCGGCATTGGCTATACCAACGTTTTCCCGGTGGAACGCCTGCTGCGCGATGTGCGCCTGATTACCATCTGGACGGGCACGAATGAAATCATGAACCTGGTAATTCAGCACGAGTTTTACCGGGAATTCCTGCAGGCCGGGCCGCGGGGGCGCGATGTGGAAGCCGACGCCGCCGAAGCCGACGCTGTGGAGGAGAAAGAATACAACGCGCCGGGGGAGAAAGAATGA
- the murQ gene encoding N-acetylmuramic acid 6-phosphate etherase: MSFFVIGVDGGGSKTEAVILDARGKVLGRGRSGPSNHHLVGEEGARAALEAAMRAAAEAAGAPLSQAAAVVWALAGAGRPAEAQRLHDMQAALFPGVPGQVVDDAAAALVGGVGRRQGVVVIAGTGAIVYGEDTAGNTARSGGWGHLLDEGSGYALGLWACRAVARAADGSELPTRLTDRLLQALALPSATQLIPWLYDARRGVAEMAALAPLVLEEAERGDLIATDGVLRAADALAEGVGAVARRLGWSDAEPFPVVLTGGLLSRSAFYRSVVAQAVQTRVPAARPRRPLADAAVGAGWLALALAGRPWPRHAASQAPSGGGPWTSEQRHVLTHDLDTRTTLEMVGLMHLEDRRAVAAVRLQLPAIAQAVEAIAARMKQGGRLIYIGAGTSGRLGVLDAAECPPTFNTKPGQVVGVIAGGRAALTEAVEEAEDSLENGIRAIRDLEAGPLDSVVGIAASGRTPYVLGALTEARQRGALTVALICNLPAPLAEVAEHVLAPLVGPEVIAGSTRLKAGTVQKLVLNMLSTGVMVRLGKTYGNLMVDVQQHNAKLQERARRIVAQACGVSLAEAAEALARCDRDVKVAIVSTMLHCSPKQAREHLRRAGGNVRQAIAAARKEGNEEPAALKH, translated from the coding sequence ATGAGTTTTTTTGTCATTGGTGTGGATGGCGGCGGAAGCAAGACCGAGGCCGTGATTTTGGATGCCCGGGGGAAGGTGTTGGGGCGCGGCCGGAGCGGTCCTTCCAATCACCACCTGGTGGGGGAAGAGGGGGCGCGGGCCGCGCTGGAAGCGGCCATGCGCGCGGCCGCGGAGGCGGCGGGGGCGCCGTTGTCCCAGGCCGCGGCGGTGGTGTGGGCGCTGGCCGGGGCCGGTCGCCCTGCTGAAGCCCAGCGCCTGCACGACATGCAGGCCGCTCTGTTCCCCGGCGTTCCCGGTCAGGTGGTGGATGACGCCGCCGCCGCGTTGGTGGGCGGGGTAGGCCGCCGTCAGGGGGTGGTGGTGATTGCGGGAACTGGCGCGATAGTGTATGGCGAAGATACTGCCGGAAATACCGCCCGCTCGGGAGGATGGGGCCATTTGTTGGATGAGGGCAGTGGGTATGCCCTGGGACTTTGGGCGTGTCGGGCTGTGGCCCGTGCAGCAGACGGCAGCGAATTGCCTACCCGCCTGACCGACCGCTTGCTGCAAGCCCTGGCGTTGCCTTCAGCAACGCAATTGATTCCCTGGCTCTATGACGCGCGGCGTGGCGTGGCCGAAATGGCAGCCCTGGCTCCGCTGGTATTGGAAGAGGCCGAGCGGGGCGACCTGATTGCCACCGATGGCGTGCTGCGGGCGGCCGATGCCCTGGCCGAGGGGGTGGGCGCCGTGGCTCGCCGGTTGGGATGGAGCGATGCCGAACCTTTCCCTGTGGTGCTCACGGGCGGGCTGTTGTCGCGGAGCGCGTTTTATCGCTCGGTGGTGGCGCAGGCTGTGCAAACCCGCGTGCCTGCTGCGCGACCTCGGCGCCCCCTGGCCGATGCAGCCGTGGGGGCAGGGTGGTTGGCGTTGGCGCTGGCAGGCCGCCCCTGGCCCCGTCACGCTGCGTCGCAAGCGCCTTCCGGGGGCGGGCCCTGGACTTCGGAGCAGCGGCATGTCCTCACCCACGATTTGGATACCCGCACCACCCTGGAGATGGTGGGGCTCATGCATTTGGAAGACCGGCGGGCTGTGGCCGCGGTGCGTCTTCAGTTGCCGGCTATTGCCCAGGCTGTGGAAGCCATCGCAGCCCGCATGAAGCAGGGTGGGCGGTTGATCTATATCGGCGCGGGCACGTCGGGGCGCTTGGGGGTGTTGGATGCCGCAGAGTGCCCCCCCACCTTCAATACGAAACCAGGCCAGGTGGTGGGCGTGATTGCGGGGGGGCGGGCGGCCCTCACCGAAGCGGTGGAAGAAGCCGAAGATAGCCTTGAAAATGGCATCCGGGCCATCCGTGACCTGGAAGCCGGCCCCTTAGATAGCGTGGTAGGCATCGCTGCCAGCGGGCGGACGCCTTACGTGCTGGGGGCCCTTACCGAAGCCCGGCAGCGGGGCGCGCTGACCGTGGCGCTGATCTGCAACCTGCCGGCCCCTTTGGCGGAAGTCGCTGAGCATGTGCTGGCCCCGTTGGTCGGCCCGGAAGTGATTGCGGGTTCTACGCGGCTCAAGGCTGGCACGGTGCAGAAACTGGTGCTCAACATGCTGAGCACCGGCGTGATGGTGCGTTTGGGGAAGACCTACGGCAACTTGATGGTGGATGTGCAGCAGCACAACGCCAAACTGCAGGAGCGGGCTCGGCGCATTGTGGCTCAGGCCTGTGGGGTTTCTCTGGCCGAGGCTGCAGAGGCACTGGCGCGCTGTGACCGCGATGTCAAAGTGGCCATCGTGAGCACCATGCTCCATTGTTCCCCCAAACAGGCCCGCGAGCATCTGCGCCGGGCCGGTGGCAATGTGCGGCAAGCCATTGCCGCGGCGCGCAAGGAGGGGAACGAGGAGCCGGCTGCCTTGAAGCATTAG
- a CDS encoding class A beta-lactamase-related serine hydrolase, with product MTAATTLWNKVDSLMEQGVGHVFPAAVLWVQQGGEVRFRGAYGWLDPETRQFAAEEDTLFDLASLTKVFTATAWMTLVAAGKVTPDTPVVEVLPELRGRHPILPGIDPHAKVPLPPDPAYQGKTVDAARVTFRHLLSHTAGLAAWVDVCGMPAGASVPLPHRLPAEMRQRRLAALLHAPRFVYPPGEGLVYSDVGFVLLGESVARLAGMPLPDYLARAVLTPLGMTSATYNPLAQGVPQRCLAPTEQCSWRGRRLWGEVHDENACCLGGVSGHAGLFATAREVALLGQCALSLGDGLLPPPLVREMVREQAWVGAERRGLGWKLQTPTQSPVGDAFSLESFGHTGFTGTSLWVDPSRELVVALLTNRVYFGRDGERIAHFRLRVHQAVAAVVEASTTGEGLR from the coding sequence TTGACTGCTGCCACAACCCTCTGGAACAAAGTTGACAGCCTCATGGAACAGGGGGTGGGGCACGTGTTCCCTGCCGCGGTGCTTTGGGTGCAGCAAGGGGGGGAAGTGCGCTTCCGCGGGGCTTACGGCTGGCTCGACCCAGAAACCCGGCAGTTTGCCGCCGAGGAAGACACCCTTTTTGATTTGGCTTCGTTGACCAAGGTTTTCACCGCCACCGCGTGGATGACCCTCGTGGCGGCGGGGAAGGTCACGCCCGATACCCCCGTGGTTGAGGTGTTGCCGGAACTCCGCGGGCGGCATCCCATCTTGCCGGGCATTGATCCCCATGCCAAGGTGCCGTTGCCGCCTGACCCGGCCTATCAAGGGAAGACGGTGGACGCTGCCAGGGTCACCTTTCGCCACCTGCTGAGCCACACGGCGGGGCTGGCGGCCTGGGTGGATGTCTGCGGCATGCCGGCGGGGGCTTCGGTGCCGTTGCCGCATCGTCTGCCGGCAGAAATGCGCCAGCGACGGCTGGCGGCTTTGTTGCATGCACCGCGGTTCGTGTACCCGCCGGGGGAAGGGCTGGTTTACAGTGATGTGGGCTTTGTGCTTTTGGGGGAATCTGTGGCCCGGCTGGCCGGTATGCCTCTACCCGATTACCTGGCGCGAGCGGTATTGACCCCTTTGGGCATGACGTCGGCCACTTACAATCCCCTGGCTCAGGGAGTTCCCCAGCGCTGCCTCGCGCCCACCGAGCAATGTTCCTGGCGAGGGCGACGGCTTTGGGGGGAAGTGCACGACGAGAACGCATGTTGCCTGGGTGGGGTGTCGGGTCATGCGGGGTTGTTTGCTACGGCCAGGGAGGTAGCCCTTTTGGGGCAATGCGCTTTGTCGTTGGGAGATGGGTTGCTCCCCCCGCCGCTGGTACGGGAAATGGTGCGAGAGCAGGCCTGGGTGGGCGCTGAGCGGCGCGGTTTGGGCTGGAAACTGCAGACACCCACCCAAAGCCCGGTGGGTGACGCTTTCAGTCTGGAGAGTTTTGGGCATACCGGTTTTACCGGGACTTCCCTGTGGGTGGACCCGAGCCGGGAACTGGTGGTGGCGCTGTTGACCAACCGGGTGTATTTTGGCCGAGATGGCGAGCGAATTGCTCACTTTCGTCTTCGGGTGCATCAGGCTGTTGCAGCGGTGGTGGAAGCGAGCACTACTGGAGAGGGCCTGAGATGA
- a CDS encoding carbohydrate ABC transporter permease, which produces MRISRKQSTRRIDLVAIGTQILLWGYAFVVLGPLLLVVNDALRPSRDIFRNPLGLATSPSFQSFVKAWEKANFNVYFFNSLIITVAAVLLATAVSALAGYMLGRYRFKGSAFLSAYFLAGLMLPFRLAIVPLFLLLNDLGLVDTRLGLILVYAATGIPFSVFILSSFFRQLPQELSEAARIDGAGEFSIFGRIMLPLVRPALATVVVFQFVPLWNDFFFPLVLLRSTDKWTLPVGMTRFFGEFQTDWSTLFAGLIIMTLPLIVIFLLATKQIIAGLTAGIGK; this is translated from the coding sequence ATGAGGATTTCGAGGAAGCAATCTACGCGTCGGATTGACTTGGTCGCCATCGGTACGCAAATTCTGCTGTGGGGTTATGCTTTTGTGGTTCTGGGCCCCTTGTTGCTCGTGGTCAATGATGCGCTCCGGCCCAGCCGTGACATCTTTCGGAATCCGTTGGGGTTGGCGACTTCCCCTTCGTTCCAGAGCTTTGTCAAGGCGTGGGAAAAAGCCAATTTCAACGTTTACTTTTTCAACTCCCTCATCATTACCGTGGCGGCGGTGCTCCTGGCAACGGCCGTTTCGGCCCTGGCCGGTTACATGCTGGGGCGCTATCGCTTCAAAGGCAGTGCTTTTCTTTCGGCTTACTTCTTGGCCGGTTTGATGCTCCCTTTCCGTTTAGCCATTGTGCCTTTGTTCTTGCTGCTCAACGACTTGGGCCTGGTGGATACCCGCTTGGGGCTGATTCTGGTCTATGCAGCCACCGGCATTCCCTTTTCTGTGTTTATCCTTTCGTCCTTTTTCCGGCAACTTCCTCAGGAATTGAGCGAAGCGGCGCGTATCGACGGAGCGGGCGAGTTTTCCATTTTTGGTCGCATCATGTTGCCGCTGGTGCGTCCTGCCCTCGCCACGGTCGTGGTCTTCCAGTTCGTCCCCCTGTGGAACGATTTCTTCTTCCCCTTGGTGTTGCTCCGCTCCACGGACAAGTGGACTTTGCCGGTGGGAATGACCCGTTTCTTCGGGGAATTCCAGACCGATTGGTCTACCCTTTTCGCCGGGCTCATCATTATGACCCTGCCGTTGATCGTCATCTTTCTGCTGGCTACCAAGCAAATTATTGCCGGTTTGACGGCGGGCATCGGCAAATAG